In a genomic window of Nitrospirota bacterium:
- a CDS encoding SoxR reducing system RseC family protein — protein sequence MIEEIGIVIKTEGFMAKVLVQKRGVCESCPATGTCKPSNEGMEIEALNPINARVGQTVKIVMKPQAYLKGTILVYGLPVIALIGGAILGKNIGEMYLKNVNSDIVAAIMGFACLIITFIIIKIWGKKAETKEEYKPVIEEIL from the coding sequence ATGATAGAAGAAATAGGCATAGTTATAAAAACAGAGGGTTTTATGGCGAAGGTTCTTGTTCAAAAAAGAGGCGTGTGTGAATCATGCCCTGCAACAGGCACATGCAAACCCTCAAATGAGGGTATGGAGATAGAGGCATTGAATCCCATAAATGCAAGGGTGGGGCAGACTGTTAAAATTGTTATGAAGCCCCAGGCATACCTTAAGGGCACAATCCTTGTTTACGGGCTCCCTGTAATTGCACTTATTGGCGGAGCAATACTTGGCAAAAACATTGGAGAGATGTATCTTAAAAATGTAAACTCAGACATTGTGGCTGCAATTATGGGGTTTGCCTGTCTGATAATAACCTTCATAATTATAAAGATCTGGGGCAAAAAAGCAGAGACAAAAGAAGAGTACAAACCGGTTATAGAGGAAATACTTTAG
- a CDS encoding citramalate synthase has product MRQIEIYDTTLRDGAQAEDISFSVEDRLRIAEKLDEFGVHYIEGGWPGSNPRDAEFFKEVKKLKFNISTIVAFGSTHRAGHKVHDDPNIKALINSETPVVTIFGKSWDFHVKEALKISLSQNLELIHNSVAYLKKRVDRVFFDAEHFFDGYKSNPEYAIKALKSAESAGTDCLVLCDTNGGTLPTDLRAIMGKVLKMVKTPVGIHAHNDAECAVANSIIAVELGAIQVQGTMNGLGERCGNANLCSVIPNLKLKLNYDCITGEQLRKLKEVSRFVTEIANLRHFKRQPFVGDSAFAHKAGIHVSAVQKRPETYEHIKPELVGNYQRILISDLGGRSNILRKAKDFGIEFKPDSPQVQEIVGTLKDLENQGFQFEGAEASFELLMKKTIGLHRRFFDLIGFRVIVEKRKEGEEPVSEATIMVRVGGKVEHTAATGNGPVNALDNALRKALEKFYPALKEVKLIDYKVRVLAPGKGTAARVRVLIESGDDSRKWGTVGVSENIIEASWQALVDSIEYKLLRGAEEKERKA; this is encoded by the coding sequence GGGATGCGGAGTTTTTTAAAGAAGTAAAAAAACTCAAATTTAACATATCTACGATTGTTGCTTTTGGCTCTACTCACAGGGCAGGGCATAAAGTTCACGATGACCCGAACATAAAGGCCCTTATTAATTCTGAGACCCCTGTAGTTACTATTTTTGGGAAATCATGGGATTTTCATGTAAAAGAGGCGCTGAAAATATCCCTTTCTCAGAATCTTGAACTTATCCACAACTCTGTTGCTTATCTTAAAAAAAGAGTTGACAGGGTATTTTTTGATGCTGAACACTTCTTTGACGGATACAAGTCAAACCCTGAATACGCTATTAAGGCTTTAAAATCAGCAGAGTCTGCAGGAACTGACTGCCTGGTTCTCTGTGATACTAACGGAGGAACATTACCTACAGACCTGAGGGCAATAATGGGTAAAGTGCTGAAAATGGTAAAGACTCCGGTTGGTATACACGCGCATAACGATGCCGAATGTGCAGTTGCAAACTCCATAATTGCTGTTGAATTAGGCGCTATACAGGTGCAGGGCACAATGAATGGCCTGGGCGAGAGATGCGGCAATGCCAACCTGTGCTCTGTAATACCGAACTTAAAGTTAAAGCTTAACTATGATTGCATAACTGGTGAACAATTAAGGAAATTAAAAGAGGTTTCACGATTTGTTACTGAGATTGCAAATTTAAGGCATTTCAAGCGGCAGCCATTTGTCGGTGATAGTGCTTTTGCCCATAAAGCAGGGATTCATGTAAGCGCTGTCCAGAAAAGGCCTGAGACTTACGAGCATATAAAACCCGAACTTGTTGGCAACTATCAGAGGATACTTATCTCTGACCTTGGAGGCAGGAGCAATATATTGAGAAAGGCAAAGGATTTTGGAATAGAGTTTAAACCTGACTCCCCACAGGTTCAGGAAATAGTAGGTACTTTAAAAGACCTCGAAAATCAGGGTTTCCAGTTTGAAGGTGCTGAGGCATCATTTGAACTCCTGATGAAAAAAACCATCGGCCTGCACAGGAGATTCTTTGATCTGATAGGCTTCAGGGTAATCGTTGAAAAACGGAAAGAAGGCGAGGAGCCGGTGAGTGAAGCCACAATAATGGTCAGGGTGGGCGGTAAGGTAGAGCATACTGCTGCAACAGGCAATGGCCCTGTTAATGCCCTCGATAATGCCCTGAGAAAGGCCCTTGAAAAATTCTATCCTGCGCTAAAAGAAGTAAAACTTATTGATTACAAAGTAAGGGTTTTAGCTCCTGGCAAAGGCACTGCTGCCAGGGTAAGGGTTCTAATTGAATCAGGAGATGATAGCCGAAAATGGGGAACCGTAGGGGTCTCTGAAAATATAATCGAGGCATCCTGGCAGGCCCTTGTAGACAGCATTGAGTATAAACTCCTTAGAGGCGCAGAAGAAAAAGAGCGAAAGGCTTAA